The genomic DNA AACATCTAAGTTTCCTAAATTAGGATTAGCAACAAGTGATTTTGCTTGGTAAGCTTCCAAAGAAGCTAATTTCATTTTATAGTCGTGAGCTTCCTTATAAGCTAATCTGAGAGCTGCTTGCTGCATTCTTTCTTTGAAGTCCTTCTTAACCTTATTTAAATTTCCTCGTAGAAGGTGGTCTATTTGGGCAATGTCTAATTTATAGGCATCTTCGGTTTGTAAACCTTGACAAGGTCCTTTACACTTACGTATATGGTATAATAAGCATACCCTAAACTTGTGTTTCTTTATGTTCTGCTTGGAGAGATTATAGTTACAGGTCCGAGGACCGTATACCCGCTGGATAAGGTCCATCATTTGGTACATATAATATAAGTTATTGAAAGGGCCATAATATCTTCCTAGTTTAGTGTTTACTTGGCGAGTAGTAATGACTTTAGGAAACCGGTCATTAGTAATACAGATATAGGAATAGCCTTTGCCATATTTTAACAAAATATTGTACTCAGGACGAATAGATTTAATTAAGTTGTTTTCTAATACTAAGGCATCATATTCAGAATCAACAATGGTGAAGCTAATGGCTTGTATATCAGCTACCATTCTTTGAGTTTTAGGAGTTGCCTTTTTTATTTGACTTTTACTAAAATAGCTGCTAACCCTCTTTCTTAAATTAATAGATTTTCCAACATATATAATTTCATCTTTCTTATTATAAAACAAGTATATACCAGGCTGGTCAGGTAGTAAGCGTACATCGTTAGGTAAATACTTTTTAGTTTCCATTTATTCCCCCTGGTAATTGGTTATTTGCCACCCTCTATTTTAGGAAATCATTTATACTGCATTAGCTTGTATTCTACAATCTAGCTAAGGCTTGAAGAAATTATAAGTAGAAAATAAAATTTTAGTTTACAAACAGCAAATTTATAGTTACACAGCCAATAAAGTATAATTTTCTAAAAACGACTCATATTTATATGTGTGCTTTCAGATCCATTAGCTTTAGATAATTAATCTCGAATACTTGGTCCTTTTGTAAACAATCTTGTATATAAATTCTAATTAATTTAAAACAGACTTTAAATATATATGATGAGCTTTTTAAAGTCTCAATTTCACTTCTTTTCAAGCCTTAAAAAGCTTATATTAAATATAAGCCCATTTGGAAACTCTCCACCATGAATATCTTAAAAATTTCTAAAGATAAAAGTTTTAGTCTACTTCAATTTCTTCTTGTTATTATCAGTTTTCACTTGATTGCCTGCGGATCAAGCACAAAACGGACTAATGAGAATGGAAATGATAGCTTGGATATGAAATTAAATACTAATAAGCTTGTAGGTACACAGAAAAATATTGAGCTCACTATCGAGTTAAGTAATGCTAATAAGAATATAGTGTTGCAGAACTTTAGATTAAAAGTTACACTATTAGAGGAAATAGGAGGAAAAGATAGCCAAATAAGTTATATAGATAAAAAGGGTATATCTCATGCTGGCATATCATTACATGAATCACTCCCATATTTTACTACAAGTAAAGAATTAACTGCAAGTGAGCATACATTAAAAATAGAATTTGGATTACTCCCTACTAAACCAGTAAAAAAACTATCGGCTAAATTTGAACTTTTTGATGATCAAGCTAAACTGATTAAAGATTGTACTGTAGTATGGGAAGCGGAAAAAATTGATCTAGAATTAATACAAACTAGTGCACAATCATTAAAAGGTAACGAGCCTATTCAGTTAGTAATAAAAAATCAAGGTAGTTTAAAAATAAATGATCATGAATTAAAATTGAAGGTGGTGAGAAAAGTTGGAAGTGTTGCTGTGATAGAAGAATCTATAATTCAAAACAATGAAATTTATGTAGCAGTAGGCGAAATAGGAACCAACAATCAGATAAAGAGAGTTCTAAAAGTTAGCCCTGGTACAGATAACAGAGCTCATTTTATTTTTCAATTATGGTATCAAGGAAACCCGGTAGGCAATAGTGTAGAGGTAATATGGGAGAAAGGTGCTTGGCTAACAATTAAAGACGTATCATATGACACACATACAGGGCAAATTGCTTACAAGATTAGTAACCAGGGGACAGAGATTGCAAAAGGAGTAAAATTATTTTATTATACCAATACACTTCAACAGAAGCTTGGAGGAAAACAAGTTTTAACTCCTATATGGCAAGAGATATCAATAGAAAGTCTGGAAAGTGGGCAACAGACAGCTGGGCAAATATTAAATAAGTTAGGTTTTGACAATGGTAAGAATACTAAATTAATTGTTAAACTAAGTTATAGGAATACAGACAAAATAATTTCCTTTGGACAACAAGAAATATATTTTGAGCCTTCTAGTATAATAGATGGAAAAATTAGTGGTAAAATTGCAGAAGCGTCGCAAGATAAGGCGCCTGATGCAGCAGATTATACTACTTCTACTGCTAATGGACAGGTACCTATGCAAGCCAATGATAGCTTAAAATATAATAATTCTGCACCAACACTATCAAATAGTACTCCATTACCATTTCCAACCTCTACATCAATAACAGGAGATAATACACAAAGAGATACTTTTTCTTTGGCTGGCGAGAAAATATCTGCTGCTAATGAACAGGAGTTAGCACAATTGAATGATAGCTTAAAAGATAATAATTCTCCACCAACATTAGATAGTACTCCGTTAACAACAGATAAGCTTAACAGAGATACTTCTACATTAGCTGGCAAAAATACATCTACTGTAGCTGCCCCAGTGTATACTCAGTTGGATGGTAAATCGGAACTTATAGAATCTGTAATAGAAGAACTATCTAGTAGGATGGCATTACAATTTACAACAAAAGATGCGCTAAAGGAAAATGATGTTAACAAGACTCCTGCTATTTCAAGTAGTAAAATTGAAACAGCTATTGATGAGAAAATTATTAACCGTGCAAAGGAAAAAATTGGCTTGTTAGAAACTGATATAGTAGAAAGTCAGGAGGATTCATTTACTGTAGATTATTCATATTTTATTATCCCTATCAGTCAAGCAATAAGTTTAAAACTTCAAGGTAAAGAACCTATAGAAATAGAATTAAATTTTAAGGGAAAAATAGATACGGTTGACCATTCTTTCGAGGATAAGGAAATAGGTATTGTTGAAATAACTAATAGCGGAAATTTACCTATAAACACAAAAAATATACATATAAGGCTGTTTAATACTAAAGGTATCCATTTTAAACTGGGGAATAGGGCTGCTAATAGCCGCATTAGTACTACTTTAAATAAATTTTTAACTAATAGCGAACTACAACCAGGAGAGTCTATCATTATACAATTACAACTTCATTCAAATGGTGCACAAGTGGAGACTTTTATGGCTAACCTAACTTTGGAGTTATTTGATGAACAGCAAAATATTTTAATAAAAGAAAACTTAGTGTGGCTAAATAGGCATCATAAGCTTTATAAATCTGTTAAAAAGTTCGCAAGAATTATTGAAAAGTATAAAAAGGAATTTGATGAAATAGTTAAAAAAGCAGAAACTAATTTTAAGGCTGCTTGTGAACAGCATCATTCTAATACTAAGAATAAAAAGCACCTAGAAGAATGGAAAAGTACATTGAAATCTGTAATGTTACAATTAGAAGCTTTTTGCCAACTGAAGAAACAATATGAAATTGGGATCAATTTGGCTCTGCAAGAACTCAATACACAAATTGGTAGTTATAATACAAAAGGCAGGCTATTTACTATCAGAAGTTTTATAGATACAGCCAAAGTTAATGCTGATAATTTTATACTAGAGTCTAAACAATTTTATCTTTTTAATCTTGAAAATACGAAGAATTGGATTATCTATATTAATAAGCTGATTGAGCACAGAGTACAAACAGAATTAATGAAAGTAAATGTGGATGACCGTATTGAAACTATTAAAAATGCTGCTCATTCTGTTGTGGCCCCTAGAAATCCAAGCACACCAATTACAGCACAAAGTCCTTTAATATTAAGAATAGAGTTAGTGGAATGGCTTAATCATTTAATAAAGCTTGCATCTGATGTAGAGGAACAAAATATAAATACAGCAGCCGAAAATTTTGACAACACATTTATAGACGCTGTGAGGAGATATGTTAAAGTGGCTAGCGACGCTGAAAATGCAGCTAATTTATGTATTGAAAAAGCTAAAGATTCTATAGCTGAATCTTTTTTTAAATATATTTTAAAAGCAGAAAAGCAAATTAAATCTGAGGCTGATAACACAAAAGTAGCAAAACTATATCAGTTGATAGCTGAAGCTTATCAGTTTCTTGCTGAATTTGATTATGCTCTTTTAAATTTAGCAGCACTAATACAAGATGTTAAGGCTGCACATAACGCTGCTATACAAGCCAGTGATGCTGCCAAAAAGATAAGTAAAAATAAAGCAGAAAACAGTGAGGCAAACCAAGCTGCTAGAGCTGCTTATAGTGCTACTATTGCCATTTACAAGTATCTCAAATCTGCTTTTGATATTTATGAAATGAAGAAAAAAGAAACTCCTGCCGATTACTATGACATTAGCTTAAAATATATAAAAGATACCATTCAAACCCTTTCGGAGATACGTGATGAATATCTCAATTCAAAAGACTTAGATGAATAGGCCTTCTTTATTCAGTAAAGTGGCTAGTGGCAATGCTGTATTAAGATCAACTATAACTTAACAAGCTATTATTAATATAGCAGTTCTTATACAGCACCTTTGCTAGCTATTATTAAAAGGCTATGATGCCAAATACTTATTGGTTAAGTATTCTAAGAAAATATTAGGATTGATTTTTTCAAATCCTGTTGCAGTTTTAAGTAATTCAGTAGAACCTTTTAGAGAACCTAAATTTCTTAAGTGCTGATTGAGATAGTTATTTAAATTCTGGAAATTACCCTCGCTTAATTGGCTTTTAATAGCAGGGTACTTTTCTTGTGCAGCCTTCATGAGCATACTAGCAATAATCGCCCCATTAGTATAGCAAGAAAAGTAACCTAATAAGCCAGCTGACCAGTGTACATCTTGCATACATCCTTCTCTATCGTTAGCAGGAACAATACCCAAGTACTCCTGCATTTTAGTGTTCCATAAGTTTGGCAGATCCTCTGCTTGCACTCTATCTTTAATGATGGCTTGTTCAATTTCAAATCGCAGTATGACATGTAAAGGATAAGTGGCCTCATCGGCATCTACACGAATAAAGCTAGGCTGGACCCTGGTTACTAGTTTATATAAGTTTTCTGCAGAATAGGCAGGGCTTTTTAACCCAAAATTATCATGTAAAAGCTTTGCTAAGTACTGTATAAATTCTAAAGAGGTGCCTGCTTGGCATTCCATAATTAAAGATTGGCTTTCATGAAAAGCCATACCTTTATAATGGCCAACTGGCTGGTTTCTATATGCTTCTGGAAGATTCTGCTGATATAAACCATGCCCTGCCTCATGTATAATACCAAATAAACCTGTTATAAAATTATTTTCATTATAGCGAGTGGTAAGCCTTACGTCATCATTGGAGCCACTACAAAAAGGATGTGCAGAAATATCTAAACGTCCTTTATCCATATCAAATCCCATCCTTTCCATAATGTGCAAGCCAATAGCTTTTTGTGTATTTATATCTATTTTCTCAGAAAGTGGGATGATTTTTTCATTTTGTTGTTTAGCTGTAATCTTCTCAATAAGCTTAGGTAATTCGCGCTTAAGTACATCAAATACTTCCTGAATTTCTTTTGCGCTGCTATCTGCTTCATAAGTATCCATGAGCATGTCATAAGGATCTTTTTGGAAGTGCTTAGCTTTACAATCTGCTATAGTGCGGGAAATCTCAAAAACTTGGTTTAAGTGTGGAACCAGCTGTTTGAAATTACTGTTTTTGCGTGCATCTCGCCAAATATATTCACACTCACTAATAGCCATAGTATATGAGTGTTGTAACTTAGGGCTAATGCATTGTGCATGCTCATAAGTTCTTCTAATGAGTGCCAGGTTAGCCTTTTGCCACTCATTAAGCTCGCTCACTTCTTGAGTTGCGGCTTCAATTAAATCACCTAATTCTTTGGCAACCGACATTTGGTGAATAATTTCTGCTAGCGTCGCTAGTTCTTGATGTCGGTTGGCTGTAGAAGCTGTAGGTAGATTAATTTCTGCATCCCAATGAGCAAGTGAAGCAATATTCTTTAAGTGGGTAATTTGTTTTAACCTATTTTCAAGTTTTAAGTAATTGTTTGTTCTATCTGACATAATATTATAGTATTTATTTGTAGTTAAGTAATTCTATGGCTATTGTATTTGCTATGCAGTTGTCCTATAATAAATTAAGTTAATATTGCTTTTTGCCTTTTAAAGCTGTCTTTTCCCATTTTAAAGTAACTGGCTTTTTATTTTGTTAAGCTATTAGCATTAGTACTTTCTATTTCTATTGCAATTTCTTCTGGCCAATTTTTTTTAAGTGGTTTTCTTTAATAATTCTCCTAAGCTTACTCCATCTGTAATTATTAATTTCCTTTTTTAAACTTTACATTTGAAAGATCTTCCTTTCCTTCTCTAATGGTATAACGAAATTATATGTTTTGAATTTCCTTCTTACTTATTCTTTCTCCAAAATCTTCTAATAAAATTAGAAATTTGGGTTTATTTATTTCCCTGGGCTCAATTCTCATCTGAATATTAGGTAATGGAGTAGGTTTGTCTTCTACTTTTTCCGTATTTTTCTCTTTTCCCCATTTTACAATAACTTGCTTTTTATTTTGTAAATTTTATAGAAAAATCTTAATAGTTAAACTATACGTATTTCCGTTCTCTATTATTAACTCAAAGCTTTTTTCTTGGCCTGCATCTAAACTTGAACCTAAAAATTTCCTCATTCCTACCTCATTTACATCAGCTCGCCCTCTTCTTTTGAGTCTTACACTGATTAAATCCCCTGTACCTTCAAGAATATTATACCTTAATTTTACATCATTAAGTGCTTCCTGCTTTACTTTTTACCCAAAATTTAAGATTAGTCTTAGTTTCATCGGTTCGTGGTTTAATATTTAGTTGAATATTAGGCATTGTGGTATGATCTTTTTTTTCTTTGCCTTCTTATTTCTGTAACGCTGTTTCCTTCTGATGAGATGTTGTGCGGCACTTAGGTTTTGGTTTATTAACAACATTCTTTTTAGGGGTGGTATGGCTTAGTTCTTTTTTAGGAGAACTCTCTTTGACCGTACTCATCGATTGGTGACTATTCCTCCTAATTGTCGCTTGCTTAGCCTTTTTAGCTGTTTGTGTATTTTCTTGTTTTGGAAGTCTAGCTGTCAAGTTTTTCTTGACCTGTGTAGTCTCTAAATCAGGGGTTGAGGTATATTCTACAATAGGTTGCTCCTTACTGTCTTTGTGTTTCTCTTGTTGTTGTGCTGTCGCACATTCCTTAATTCCTAGATTATTGGTAATAGGAACATTGTGTGTATTAATATTGTCTGATTGATTCTGTCTGGTTTCTTCCTTTATTGGTTTAAATTCTTGATTATCTATATAAATACTGTCTTTTTGTTGATTTTTTGTGTTAGCTACACGAATTTCTTCTGGTTTTTGGGAATTGCTTGGTACTTTTTCTTGTCTCTTGAATTCTGTTTTTTTTATTCTTTTTTTAGGGGAAGTAGGCTGTGTGTTTTGTTTCCAATGTATGGTATGTATGGGTAACCATCTTACTTTATTATTCCCTTGAGTAATTGTAAGCGTAATTTTTGAGGTTTCTTTCTTTTCAGAATTGCCAATCACTTGTAATGCTATAGGCTCAGTTTCTGTATCTGGTGCTAATGCTTGATTATTAACACTCAATACTTGCCTTAAGGTGGCTTT from Candidatus Amoebophilus asiaticus 5a2 includes the following:
- a CDS encoding sel1 repeat family protein, yielding MNILKISKDKSFSLLQFLLVIISFHLIACGSSTKRTNENGNDSLDMKLNTNKLVGTQKNIELTIELSNANKNIVLQNFRLKVTLLEEIGGKDSQISYIDKKGISHAGISLHESLPYFTTSKELTASEHTLKIEFGLLPTKPVKKLSAKFELFDDQAKLIKDCTVVWEAEKIDLELIQTSAQSLKGNEPIQLVIKNQGSLKINDHELKLKVVRKVGSVAVIEESIIQNNEIYVAVGEIGTNNQIKRVLKVSPGTDNRAHFIFQLWYQGNPVGNSVEVIWEKGAWLTIKDVSYDTHTGQIAYKISNQGTEIAKGVKLFYYTNTLQQKLGGKQVLTPIWQEISIESLESGQQTAGQILNKLGFDNGKNTKLIVKLSYRNTDKIISFGQQEIYFEPSSIIDGKISGKIAEASQDKAPDAADYTTSTANGQVPMQANDSLKYNNSAPTLSNSTPLPFPTSTSITGDNTQRDTFSLAGEKISAANEQELAQLNDSLKDNNSPPTLDSTPLTTDKLNRDTSTLAGKNTSTVAAPVYTQLDGKSELIESVIEELSSRMALQFTTKDALKENDVNKTPAISSSKIETAIDEKIINRAKEKIGLLETDIVESQEDSFTVDYSYFIIPISQAISLKLQGKEPIEIELNFKGKIDTVDHSFEDKEIGIVEITNSGNLPINTKNIHIRLFNTKGIHFKLGNRAANSRISTTLNKFLTNSELQPGESIIIQLQLHSNGAQVETFMANLTLELFDEQQNILIKENLVWLNRHHKLYKSVKKFARIIEKYKKEFDEIVKKAETNFKAACEQHHSNTKNKKHLEEWKSTLKSVMLQLEAFCQLKKQYEIGINLALQELNTQIGSYNTKGRLFTIRSFIDTAKVNADNFILESKQFYLFNLENTKNWIIYINKLIEHRVQTELMKVNVDDRIETIKNAAHSVVAPRNPSTPITAQSPLILRIELVEWLNHLIKLASDVEEQNINTAAENFDNTFIDAVRRYVKVASDAENAANLCIEKAKDSIAESFFKYILKAEKQIKSEADNTKVAKLYQLIAEAYQFLAEFDYALLNLAALIQDVKAAHNAAIQASDAAKKISKNKAENSEANQAARAAYSATIAIYKYLKSAFDIYEMKKKETPADYYDISLKYIKDTIQTLSEIRDEYLNSKDLDE
- a CDS encoding carboxypeptidase M32, whose product is MSDRTNNYLKLENRLKQITHLKNIASLAHWDAEINLPTASTANRHQELATLAEIIHQMSVAKELGDLIEAATQEVSELNEWQKANLALIRRTYEHAQCISPKLQHSYTMAISECEYIWRDARKNSNFKQLVPHLNQVFEISRTIADCKAKHFQKDPYDMLMDTYEADSSAKEIQEVFDVLKRELPKLIEKITAKQQNEKIIPLSEKIDINTQKAIGLHIMERMGFDMDKGRLDISAHPFCSGSNDDVRLTTRYNENNFITGLFGIIHEAGHGLYQQNLPEAYRNQPVGHYKGMAFHESQSLIMECQAGTSLEFIQYLAKLLHDNFGLKSPAYSAENLYKLVTRVQPSFIRVDADEATYPLHVILRFEIEQAIIKDRVQAEDLPNLWNTKMQEYLGIVPANDREGCMQDVHWSAGLLGYFSCYTNGAIIASMLMKAAQEKYPAIKSQLSEGNFQNLNNYLNQHLRNLGSLKGSTELLKTATGFEKINPNIFLEYLTNKYLAS